TACGCTGCGACTTGCTAACCTGTTGACGCACGCTGGTGTAaagacgctggctcgaattaTGCTTTTACCCCGCCACccctgtcctgttttttttttcgaaaatgtactagaaaaaaaaaagttgcagaaaCTATGTTTTTCTAAAGGTTTCAGGCACTGCAACGAGGAAATAATGCAAGGAGTTCAGAATTTTTTTCTCtagagtttttcttgttttttttttaccgctcTGATTCTCCGTGGTTCAAGTTTTGCTTCTTGTCCAATTTATACAAATTACACGACGAGGACAGCGTTTGCCGCGGCGATGTTAAGGAGGATGACGAAAGACCGGGAGTGACGCGACGAGTGCAGCTCGGCAAAGAGCCGACAGTCTTGATGAATAGAAGTGAATGGGAGGTGAGGTGGTGCTGGAAAAAGCCAGAGTGAGGGTGtgagaacaaaagaaaaacaaaaatggtGTTAAACGCATTTGTTTTCGCGGGAGGGAAGAAAACAAAGGCGGCCGTGCATGCTCCCGAgccagctggcaccgcgcccacAACACTGCTTTTGAGCCGGCCATACTTAAAGTCGCGAGCCCTGTCTCAGTTGCACGCGATTCGGTGGAAggggagagaagagagagagagagaaaagcgagAGTTGGGGGAAAGAGTGCGAGGTGCCCAGCACGTCTCGCGGATAACTTGGAAGAGAGCCGAGAAGAACGTGACGGCCTGCGGAGCTGAGGATATATATAGAAAAAGCCACGCTCGCTAGTGCGAACGGCGTGCGAAGAGGTTTTTGCATGCCGAGCTTGGCAATGCATACGCGCCTCGAAGAAGGCGAAGAAGAGGCGGTGAGAAATTGCCGTCGAAAAAGAAACGAGATATGATGCTGCAGgggcagttttctttcttttctttttttttcgtcgctcgTTGTTGCTGCGAGTGACGGAAGATGAGAGACGCGTTCTTTTCGCATTTCGTGTCACCAAGCTCGGCGTCGTTGTGTAGATAATTCGCTTCAAAGCGTGAtttgctgccccccccccttttttttttttcgtcgaaacATTTCCGTACGGAACGCGAGGTCCATCTGTCAACGAGGAAACAAATTGCCATCTTGCAGTATTTAGAATTCTTGAGAGGCCCGTGCGCTGTGCGATGTCATTGTGCGCGGGTCAAAATTTTGGCATCCCTCGATTACGAGTTCCTcacaatatcgtggttttgggatgtaaaacctcaACAATTGTAATTTTTAGAATAAATTACAAAACTTCACTCGATGAATGGGGCCGTTTAAGTTCCAACACCCATGATAGGATGCAAAATGGATACGGAGGCGAGAAAACACATACGGACACCACACAGCTCTTCAATAAGGCGCTTCGCGCTACATCGTAGGTGCTTAGGTCAGTGTCGTAACCGTGGCGTGGCGCTATGGGCCCGTGTCcccgcctaatttttttttcttattatggCACACATAGAACACGAAATGGCACTTGACCGTGCACACCTGTATACGTACCTGGCTTTCGATTCCTATCAAAAAGTGATCcagcctctttctctctctctccccccccccctttcgaaaaAACTTTCTGCTTTTAGATGATTCACCTACAAGCCCGCAGTGCAAACCTTGTGAATCCCGAACTGCGAGAAAGCAACTTTTAACACATGCTTGGCGTATTTATCCCCGCTGTCTCCGTGTCAGTGTCGCTCTTGGACGAACTGTGACCTTGCTGAAACATGCGCCGATGCCGTAAGTGGTTCCCAAGCGGGAAAGAGATTTAGAAAGAGAAGGTAGAAAGGTTGTGTTGTGAAAGTAGGTGGTATTGTAGGCGTATAAGTGCTATAAACCTACGCGCAAagtcttaaaaaaaaagaacggagagagaaaaaaaaactgttgcagtgggtttgaaagtgaatctaaagaaagagaaagatgacCTTTTTTTATATTTCCAAAGTCTGCGCCAAAGCATAGTAATGCGCTATCTTCATTTAGCTTTTCTATTGCATCTTATGTACGAACATTGGAGACCTGCTTGTCATCCTTTTCTTCTTGATTCTTAGTTTCGGAGTATTTATACAACGCATTCCGAAGGTCGTCTTGGATGAGCAGGAATCGAGGAGAAATAAATCATATAGATTGTTATCATATAGACACTCGACAGAGGACATACGTTCTGTAGCGTGTTGATAAATATGAATAAACCCAGATTGTTATCATATAGACACTCGACAGAGGACATACGTTCTGTAGCGTGTTGATAAATATGAATAAACCCAGATTGTTATCATATAGACACTCGACAGAGGACATACGTTCTGTAGCGTGTTGATAAAAATGAATAAACcccgcgcgaaaaaaaaaacaacaaaacagctCGATCCGTTTGGGGAATACCGTGTTCGACAGTTAATGGGGTCGTGAAGCAGCGCACTACAGCAGTGAGCACGAAATTTACGCAAGTTCGCTTGCTTAAAGAAAAGAGGCGTACTTTTGAATCGGTATATTCGTGCCGAAGCAAGGGCGACAGACTAAACTAACAGCAGGCGAATGTGAGAAGTTTAACATTTGAGATGCATTGTTGGATTGGGCTTGTATGTACATCACTCCCAAGAACGACGAATTGCTCAGAAGCACGGGAAGTCTGGAACGTTGTTGACGGTGTCCGGCTACTGATTCGAAAGTCGCGAGTTTTACTCCGTGCGAGGCGgtagcattttgatggaggcaaaatgttgttggaggcccgtgtgatgttgttggaggcccgtgtgatGCGCACATCAGTGCGCGTTAAAGGACACCAAATTGTGAATCTTTCCGGCGGTGGCGGGCCCGTAATCATATCGGGGCTTCGGCTCGTCGAAACTTGGGGATTGTCTCCGAAAGCGCTCGCACGTCGTTTCGAGCTGTATTTACAGCTTCGGATTTGTCCACCCGCACAGTGTGCATGCATGACATTCGGGGAAACGGAGGCTTGCTATGCCTCGACGGCATCATGCGCAGTCATGGCGATCGTGGATATTAGTTGAAGGAGGGCGCGGCGATGCCCAGGAACACCGCGAGAGAAGGCATTCACGCTTGCTGTTTAAAGTGAGCAGCCAACCGGAAGGTAGCCCCGGATTAATTTCAGTTTCATTCTTTGTTTCCCGGAATACGTAGAGTTTACCTGCCGTATAGCGTCGCGGAGCTCGACGAGAAATATTCAGCTTTCGAAGCTTGCCAAAAGTTGCAGCGCACTAAGAAGGACTGGAGCGGAGTAAGTGAAGGCAGGATGTTCCGGACGATGCTCTTCGCCGTATTGTCCGCATCGCAGCATCCGCGAGCGCTTCAAGTTTCGCCATGTATCGACGCCAACAAGCCCGTTCTTACATTCTGTCCAAACTTGTGTCACAATAGCTCTGCGCGCGTTTACGCGAAAATTGAGCCCCTTCCGGCTAGCCGCGGAAAGTGCGAGATTGTCGGTTCGGAACCGCAGGCACGCACAGGTCCCCGTCACTGGCATGCACAGGGCAACGCCGCCGGGTCAGCGGCGAGCCTTCGTCTCGCGCTCGTTCCCTGGCGTGTCACGCGCGTGGCCAAAAACATCGAGTACCGCCGGACACCATGTGTACGTGAGCCCCTGGTCCGCGCTTTTTTGTCCAACGGGGTGGTGGCCCGTATGCCGCTAAGCTAAAAGGCCGGCGCACGAAGGGAGGAGGAGAAACGCCAGTGATGCAGCGCTGGAGGTGgttcgcgtgcgtgcgtgctggCGAGTGCGTGCCCTTACTTTCCGCGGCTCCCATCTGCCCGGGTCATCAGGCGCGGCCTGAGCTGATCCATCTCGAGGGATTTGGCGGGTCCTCCGCGTGCCGTCCCGACGTGTTTATCATCGCGGACCAACGCCTCCGCCTCTCTCTCTTCACCGAGCTTACCAAGCAGCGGCTGCGCCGGCacgctgctgctgttgctgccgtCCCCGTGGGCCCAGCAGCTCCTTCGCGGGCGCGCGAGGGGGTGTGTACGCAAGGATCGCTTGCGTTACGTGCCCATTGAAGGCCGTGGGAGGAAGGCGCTTCGCGGGAGACGTGCTCCGTAATACCTGCTTGCTGACTGGCTCTTTACTGGCTTCCGTAGAAACTCGATTTTTGGAGTAGggggagagaagagaaaatgaGCTGATTGAAAGTTTGCGCTGGAGATTTAGCGTGGAAGTTCGAGGTGGGGAAAGCGTATATAGAACTGTCACTGAAGTGCGCAAAAGCTCTGAAAAACGCTGTAGGAATGGGGCCATGGACTACGTTTCATAGCTTAAAGAGAGGGACGTTGTCGTTGGAAGATCGGCAAGTTTAAGCTTTGAAAACTTCAAGTGGCGATGTTTCAATATATACTTCACTTTCAGTATATTCTTTTGGTTCTTTTGGCCCGTCGCTTTAGAAAAATTAGTGGGTGCTAAAGCGATCTTTCGTTTTTCGTCcgccttgttttttgttttcttttttgttttctttaaatgcgaagtatttcctTGCGTACTGTAATCACTTTTGgtttctatctatctgtccgcctACCACTGTGTGCtcttgctctcgtgatcaccctcttcacttggggtaaaccaaaattagtatgggaatGTGCGATGGTTTGACAAtaatgactcgctggtcatgacatgaataatgtcaaaatcccTTCACATACGTTGTCAGACCTTTTCCGCCAgatgtgtggcacatacccgtgggcgggtatgtgccattcgTTTGCAGGTATCTCTGCCACAGGGGACTGAGAGTCTATATCAACCACGAAGAGTGCAGACATGGATGGGCACCTTTAACGCGTGAGGGTTAAGAAATCGTTGGCATCGGCTGCGTTGACCCGACAAATGCCGCAAAGAAAATAACGCCAGGCCTGCATGCGCGGAAGGTgcagtacagtcacagcgaaagctagaagagcggcctttcagaatcTTTAGaattctaaacactcattgggtaactgctgcaagcacacttgcttgatacccactacggcattaataataatttttttggtagtaggccggcattcgcgatgctacttttcgtcattcttctgggaAATGTGCTATCCGCTAAAcaattgcaagaaattttgtgccaagtGTTCATGCTCTGAATGACAACGATGAGAAATCATGTcataagtgggtatgcgccacagttaataggtgaacaaaaacaagcttttgtaatggattcgcgcattggacgacccactcgttacgctattcgcattgtgcgacgactggttgttgttTCACTgatttaaaacgctttataagtcgtactaacgcgattgctttcccgacatcaagcctgcctgaggcaagtttgcctacaagtcccaagcaccggtgtagctgagtggtagaatactgggctgccacccagcggacccggggtcgagccccactgtggcatctaatttcgtgcgatgtggttatggacactgcCGGCGGTGGCGGATAACTACGGTGCCGCGCATGGCCCGAGTTCTGATCtcatacagctttcgctgtaaaagaaaaaaaaagtcagggtGCCAGCAAGAATCGAACCACACTATTCTGCATGATAGTTAAgaattctaccacaaagccaagtCAGGTCTTgtaactgcttttcaaatagaccgtaatgttccTGAATCGACAATGGAGGATGCAGGGCTAGCTatccaattttgtaaacattacatatgtatacTCCCACGATACAGCCGTCGCGTCGGGTTAAAACCAATTGTAGTTAAGCGCAATACTCCGAAGGTGATTGACAGTGGTTGACCGGGAGTAGCGTTACTTGGAACGCTTTACCGCGAGCTGTGGTATTCAGTGACGAACATTCCTGACAGTATGGGGCACACCATCTTTTTTCTCCTCTGTGCAGAAGTACCGGTACCCGGAGGAGGTAGACCTCCCTCCCACGTCGTCTAGGCTCAAGGACGTTGACGGCTTGGGCACCAGCGTCGACCACTACTCGTCCAGCGCCGTCGAATCGCCTAGGAAGGTGAGTGCATGCTTATTTGCTTCTTTACTTGTTGTGGACCTTCGCAGCGGCTGCACAAGTCGTCGCTCGAGTGAGCTGTTGTTGCGTCCCAGCGATCACTCACCGAACACTGTTGACCAAGCGTTGGGTTAGTCTGTAGTACACTCAAACTTGAGTATAATGGACATTGATATAACGAAATGATAGGTATAACGAGGTGAATAAAGTAactataacaaagtaaataaagaatATTCTACCCATAGATACGGCGTTatgaatatacctttataacgaatgtTTTTATATAAAggacttattttcgtgtaagatgcaactttgttataacgaaGTTTGAGTATGATTCGGAGAACTGCACTGCATTAGACTACAAGGCTTTTGGGGGCACTGTTCTGGTTGAAACTGTCCCTGAGCTAGCGTCAGTGACTTTTCGTCGTCAACACTCCCCGCGATTAGAACGCCTTGGGGTTCTGTAAGATTTTGCGTATACTTCATGTCTTCGATTTCCCTATAGAGACTGTCATCGCTACATATCGCATTTCGCGCTCCACACGGAGTGGGTCATCTAGGTCATCGTTTttggcgttgttttttttttcggataacAACCTATAAAACGCGCTGGGTAGTCGCTGCCATTCAAAGCTATTTCAAGTGCGGAGCGCTCTAGGTGTCCAGGCTGTCGTACGCTGTTGTCGTGGCCTGGCGCAACGCAGGCAGAACTACGTGCATAGCGTCTCCAGATgtagcatttttttatttctggtgtttaacctcccaaaaccaccatttaattatgagagacgccgtagtggagggctccggaaattttgaccaccttgggttccttaacgtgcaccccaatctgagtacacgggcctacaacatttccgcctccaccggaaatgcagccgccacagccgggatttgatcccgcgaccctgGTGTAGCATATTGAGCGCGCTCTCGCGCAAGATAGAAGTCGTGTTCCACTTGGTTTTCGAGTGTCTTGGCGATgatattgccacagagattgctcctactaattattttacgaagaggaccaacgagacgctatgtaggcgtctactgtgcctcgcgcctgctcacgcattttgggcagggcagcgcatgcctctggtgtacgaggacgagccgggaagactgacggagtagttgttcagaaagggacacgtaggcggaacgcttttagcagactcttctttgtgacatagctacttttctgggcacaagttcgccctcaataaatcattgtgtgtgttccccctgttgtattacgtgacaatataGTGTGCGGAAATTACTGCCATGACTTGGGAAACACAACACAAACTGCGTATAGTTGAAAGAGGACGCAAGCGAGGCATAGAAATGGAGAAAAAGAAAGGGGTGAAACAGGAGAAAAAATATAATTTAatagaaataaaaatagaaaaagcaGAAAAAACGGGAACAAGAgaggaataaaaagaaagaggaggaaagaaacagaaaacaGAAGAGAAACAAGGAAGGTTGTCCAGTTCCGCTCTTCCTTCAAGCTGGGGAGCACCAGGGCGAAGctgttttattttaaaatactaTGTGTAGTTGCAACCAAAAAAATATTTGCTCCGCCCAGAAAACCGTGCATCCATGTGCACTTTCGCAACCAGTAGCGCCAACTGTTCTCCGTTCGAAGCTTAAGTGATTTTTCTCGGCTGATCTACGCTAGAGCACGCGCGCACCAGATTAAGAAATCGATCGTTTCACTTTGAATGACCGGATAAAGAAACTCCACTGGATCGTTTCTGGAGAGGATCGTTCGGTAcaagctttgtttttgttttgattaTTATGGCTTTGTCTTGCCGGATCGAAGTTAATGGCACTCCATCTGTGATCTCAGGGAGAAGATCGGGGAAAACAGTGTCCCTCTGTCGTTCTAAACAGACAGTTTGCGGACTGCCCGGTTATGTTTTGGGAATGCTGGCAATATTTAATTAATGTAGAGTGGCTGCAGCCGGGGCGCTGAGGAAAGCGTGCGGCATGCGCGTCTCCTTAATGACGTTTCTTCGCGGCCAATGCGATGGAGGCGGCAGCGTGTAGTGATAGGAGAGAGCCTTGAGTTGCGCATGCGTTGGTGGAAGTTATGCGGTTATTTCAAGCAACGAAGGGGAGCGTCTCTACTTAGACGGCTGGAGCTGCGTAAACGTACATTATTTTCAGTATTTTCTTTCAGgtctcaaaaacaaaaaaatgattaAAGTCCGTTCTCCCCATTTCCGCCTGACGCACCAGCACTTCGATCGTTATAACCACGTTGGTTATTTGTCTTTGTATTCCACTTTCGCAGTCATCGCAGCACGCTCATGTTGTTACgtgcaattttcttttctttgataTAGTGACTGTGTTTTCAGAGTGTGCAGACTTAGTgattcgatttgtggggtttaacgtcccaaaatcatgatatgattatgagagacgccgtatagtggagggcgccggatattttgaccaccgggggttctttaacgtgcgcccaagtctgagcacatgggcctacaacatttccgcctccatcggaagtgcagccgccgcagccgggattcgatcccgcgacctgcgggtcagcagccgagtaccttagccactagaccaccgcgacggggcaatgTGCAGACTTAATGGAGGAAATGGTGGTGGGAATGCGTTAATTGCTGCATACGCAAggaaactggttcctcgttacaATATACCCCACGAATGTCAGTTTTGCCTTCAATATTCTTCAAGCTGTGATTTGCTTTTGAGCATGGCCCTGCGGAATCCATGCCTGCGGATTTGATGATGATGGGTGGGAGGGGGAGGGAACGCGAAAATGTGCATAGTTGTGAGGGCCCGCATTTTGTTCGGCACACGCTGAGAACCGTTACAACGTCTACGCGATGAAAGAGCAAGGctgccgcaggtcgcgggagtgAATCcaggcggcggctgcattttcgaagaagccaaaaatgctgtaggcccgtgtgctcagatctgggtgtacgtcaaagaaccccaagtgTTCTAAATTTGCAGAGTCCTCCAtgcggcgtctctaataatcatatggtggttttgggacgtcaaattgACTAAAAAGCAAGTTTGGACATGCCTTATATGtacacgagtgttgaagattgggcgagttggttcgtcgtacttgaactggtatagcgcattatagggaagaagaaacggccgagcagaccgacacaagaggacagaacTGTAGCGCTCTGTCCTTTTGTGTcagtctgctcggccgtttcttcttccccataatgcgctataccagttcctTATATGTAGTTTCCGGTGGCGAATTGTCAAGTTTTCTGCTTTTTCGTCTGAAAATCACGATGCAATTGTGAAGGACGCCTTGGTGTAGGGTCTTCCGGGTTAATTTTGACCAGCCGGGGCCCTTTGACGCATAACTAAAGGTGACCGCGCGTGTTGTTTTGGATTTCGTCGCCctcgaaatgtggccgccgtgactGCGAATCGTCAAGGTGGCCGTATCGGCTAGGTGGATGAATAAAAAGGTGCCACGTGCATCCGAACACAGAAGAAGGCCCAATCACTGTACACGAAAACATGCCGCGTCCAGAAAGGCGAATTTCATTTGCACTCAGCAGCACCAAAGTGCAGCTGACGCAGCTATTAACGGCCCTCGCTATCGCGATGGCTTCAACAATGTATTGCATATTTTTATCGGCATTCATATGCTCAGCAGTGCACTCTTTTAACAAAGCTTCGCATATACAGTCACTATATTGTATAGACACGTGACTATCCCGATATCGATGGAATTTCAGCTTGTGCTCtcttatacctgtgtcacacgggcgcgcaaaaaagtcttttaagtaggcggtcttttacgaagttgaaagacttttaacaaagaggtgtttgcggtgcagacacacggcagcaacgatctccttttagtgttttcgttcgaagacgctagcgaaagcgtggtgctagcagttaaaagagaagtaatgaaaattaaacgatgtatcacgatgtacaaattaacgacttgttgcactgctcgtttcttcaaataaatttaagaataagagatgaagaaacaccaatgtgaatgttttttgcactaaagataaggaagcattcccataactagcgacgtgcacaagtccgtctggcaccactgtgcttttatttaccgtatttgtttttcgctgctctcgacatGTTATGGGAGACCatacgggagaaaaagcgaggatcgcaagcctcacggcctgtcttctcgctctggaaagcgaggcagacgctgcaaaagccgccaagaagaggataaagcagcgcaagaccgagcgtcaccacgtgatattgcggacgcgttgtagctgcttacgagagtagaaaaggaaataaccattaaaacagttcattacaccttctgcaggatatgaaatttgtttttacaaagagttttggtgacagaaaaataagcattctctctttttttcccaccactcgaaaattgctggcgcccactggtttcgaggctactcattcggagccgtaaaagagatcgacgaacgccgtttacgaaaacgaccgcttctgaaaaggagttcgctctgtgccgtgtgtctgctgtcaggaactccttttcggaaaaaagaccgcttacttaaaagacttttaagtgcccgtgtgacaggggtattagccTATCGTTCAATCGTCTTTACGGGTGCTTTATGTTCGCGCGAGAAAACGGGAAGCGATACTCTGCATAGTTTTACACATCAAACGAATTTAGACGGATATGTTTACACACCGTGCACTTCCCTTGGCTGACGGGTTTGTTGTCTTCCGAATGCTAATTGGCTTCTGTGGAGCGGGAAAAAGCACATTCATATTCACCTCCCGGCCAGTTTTCTTTTGGAGCCTGTGAATACGTGCATGTACGGCACAACAACTGGCACGTCGGTGTGCGTTATCGCTGTATATGGCACCTCTTTTGGCTGGGAATCGAACCGGCGCTCTCATGCTGAGCAAGCAGCGCTTCGCCTTATGGTCGCTATAACGGGCATTTCTCACTTTAAGACAGCAAACCCAAAATCTCGTTTCTCGTCCTGGATACAGTTGGCACTTTACTCAAAATGTGATTGGCATTGTATAGTGAGTGCGAGAGAAGCTTCTGTGGTTTGAGAAGGCAATGAGCGAAGCGCGAAAAATGCTTGCGGCAGAGAGCATCGCAGAGCGCCGCATTATCTTGCTTGTTCGACGGTGGCTGTCGTCGCCTGTGGCAGATGCACTGCGGTTCGTACTTGTGACTCAACCACGTCTATATGCGTTCAAACTGCGTTTGCTCGAACTTCTGTGTCCGTTAGCCTCGTGAAGGGTGGCAAGCATGCCGCGTAAACGTTGTATAACATTGGAGTTGCAACATGTGCAGTGTATAAACACTGTGATAGGCGGTTATTGAAACGTTTCTATACGCGTAGCACATGGTTTTTCCTTGGAGTTTAAATAGCCACTTCTGTATAAACTTCGATTCCCTCAGATTCACGTGCGCTTTGGACCTTGGACGGGAGTCGAAGGTAATTCAACTTGGCTGTAGCTATAGTTGATGAATTGTGTGTTTCGCCTTCGAGTGCCGTTCATTTTGGCTCCTCGCCTCGGATTCGGTGCGTCGGCGGAGCCACACGAACAAACGAAGTTGCttttctttattgaaaaaaaggacACTCCAGTGtgttgttaaagaaaaaaaaaacgcctagtAAACGCGCAACTTAGAAGAACATTGGTTCTTTGTCTACATCAGTAGGGGCGTGGGAATAGTGAAATTCAGAACCGATTTGAATATGAGTAAAATAGCGATGACTTTAGAATCGAAATTATTATGAATTGAGTATATTCGAGTGGTG
Above is a window of Rhipicephalus microplus isolate Deutch F79 chromosome 1, USDA_Rmic, whole genome shotgun sequence DNA encoding:
- the LOC142804884 gene encoding uncharacterized protein LOC142804884 isoform X4 gives rise to the protein MIDWVSIVRHSRRRFSSYMYAMPSKVRRRRKHQLRAQQRLLQQQQQRYDDENRGYEAVQPPPRTRFSCSCCIPSRKSRRKYRYPEEVDLPPTSSRLKDVDGLGTSVDHYSSSAVESPRKVSACLFASLLVVDLRSGCTSRRSSELLLRPSDHSPNTVDQALG